One segment of Streptomyces sp. XD-27 DNA contains the following:
- a CDS encoding sugar ABC transporter substrate-binding protein produces the protein MAAVLGATALAGCSSTGGKRAEERAAEANGKAAVSTPRWTVAMVTHSGDGDTFWDIVQNGAEEAARKDNIKFVYGHHEEGQQQAQLVQSYIDQHVDGLIVSLAKPEAMKDVLKKARKAGIPVITVNSGSDQSKEFGALAHIGQDESIAGEAVGEELNKRGKKKALCVLHEQGNVGHEQRCDGTEKTFTGKLEKLYVEGTNMPDVQSSIEAKLQADKDIDAVVTLGAPFADTAAKAADQAGSDAEIDTFDLNAKVASSLQDGSLGFAVDQQPYLQGYEAVDLLWLYRYNADVLGGGRPVLTGPQIITKDDAADLAAYTKRGTR, from the coding sequence ATGGCAGCGGTGCTCGGCGCGACCGCCCTGGCGGGGTGCAGCAGCACCGGCGGCAAGCGCGCGGAGGAGCGGGCGGCCGAGGCCAACGGCAAGGCGGCGGTCTCCACCCCCCGCTGGACCGTCGCCATGGTCACGCACTCCGGTGACGGCGACACCTTCTGGGACATCGTCCAGAACGGCGCCGAGGAAGCGGCCCGCAAGGACAACATCAAGTTCGTCTACGGCCACCACGAGGAGGGCCAGCAGCAGGCCCAGCTCGTGCAGTCCTACATTGACCAGCACGTCGACGGGCTGATCGTCTCGCTCGCCAAGCCCGAGGCCATGAAGGACGTGCTCAAGAAGGCCCGCAAGGCGGGCATCCCCGTGATCACGGTCAACTCCGGGTCCGACCAGTCCAAGGAGTTCGGCGCCCTCGCCCACATCGGCCAGGACGAGTCCATCGCGGGCGAGGCGGTCGGCGAGGAGCTCAACAAGCGGGGCAAGAAGAAGGCCCTGTGCGTCCTGCACGAGCAGGGCAACGTCGGCCACGAGCAGCGCTGCGACGGCACCGAGAAGACCTTCACCGGCAAGCTGGAGAAGCTCTACGTCGAAGGCACCAACATGCCCGACGTCCAGTCCTCCATCGAGGCCAAGCTCCAGGCCGACAAGGACATCGACGCCGTCGTCACCCTCGGCGCGCCCTTCGCCGACACCGCCGCCAAGGCCGCCGACCAGGCGGGCAGCGACGCGGAGATCGACACCTTCGACCTCAACGCCAAGGTCGCCTCCTCCCTCCAGGACGGCTCGCTCGGCTTCGCCGTCGACCAGCAGCCGTACCTCCAGGGCTACGAGGCCGTCGACCTGCTGTGGCTGTACCGCTACAACGCCGACGTCCTCGGCGGCGGCCGCCCGGTGCTCACCGGACCGCAGATCATCACCAAGGACGACGCCGCCGACCTCGCCGCCTACACCAAGCGGGGCACCCGATGA